From the genome of Polyangiaceae bacterium, one region includes:
- a CDS encoding serine/threonine-protein kinase, protein MAAPQNRSQVPAGSVLGEKFRITAEIGRGGMAAVYEAENIHIGKRVAVKILNPELTTSRIVRERFLREARAAAAIRSPYICDVYDSGMFEGRPFLVMELLEGESLYDMMTRVRRLDTTLTLRIAIHSCRGLGKAHEANVIHRDLKPENIFLTKSEEGELVAKILDFGLAKFYESTEPDAANIRLTREGALFGTPAYMSPEQAKGRGDVDHRADLWALGCIVYECLTAQTVWNVDQGVAMILAQIAGAPIPKPSKLRPDLPPAFDEWFLKALDRDPNKRFQNAREFADALEAALLPTADTAAPQRGSAPSDQEGALVDELVSQSHAMIPGSPAQEGLDLRPEEIMTLRPAASKSRWKPFAALAGVAGVALGGYGYYFYVLNPQPGPSAPSPSASIAAPDAGGVDAAVLEKLEPMEKEPYALQIGKAQELLSSGKVEQSLSMFKEAFNNGGSGVARGLYNHATVALPASDGPCRVTGLSRPRPFDVTVMSSRPTVALSKLGPIAVWVDNQQEAAKRQAFAAVLDAPLRRISPLRAVTPEADSVRHPQLLASGDKLALIYWDGAGQEPGVYVRMLEADGRIASRAHRLSGVQRHEFYPALARAKDGTYWAAWEETLDKGADVMARHLSADGQPLGPAVRLTALAQVRGSTTEASKPDISLDGTHMNIVFSLERTKKKQIMLLRVALDDPSLRSGVSLKDDPKDKRRRKKSDDRVVGKMEPVSASHGKNAQPRIACAKHGCFVVWDDESAGALAAFVDPEKGDVLWHREFARKGSRPGVATSDNGAAVAWYEGSRVKLARITRDGLDKPTTLARVGGYQPYPAIAAGEKSGDWYVAWRDYEAGHLEAFVVRARCE, encoded by the coding sequence ATGGCGGCTCCGCAAAATCGCTCTCAAGTTCCCGCTGGCAGCGTGCTTGGGGAAAAGTTCCGTATCACGGCGGAGATCGGCCGTGGGGGCATGGCTGCCGTCTACGAAGCCGAGAACATCCACATCGGTAAGCGCGTCGCGGTCAAGATCCTCAACCCGGAACTGACGACATCTCGCATCGTGCGGGAGCGCTTCCTGCGCGAAGCGCGGGCCGCCGCCGCCATACGTAGCCCTTACATCTGCGACGTCTACGACTCGGGAATGTTCGAGGGGCGCCCCTTCCTGGTGATGGAGCTGCTGGAGGGCGAGAGCCTCTACGACATGATGACGCGCGTTCGTCGGCTCGACACGACGCTCACGCTGCGCATCGCGATCCATAGTTGTCGCGGTCTGGGCAAAGCCCACGAGGCGAACGTCATCCATCGCGATCTGAAGCCCGAAAACATCTTCCTCACCAAGAGCGAGGAAGGCGAACTGGTAGCGAAGATCCTCGATTTTGGCCTCGCAAAGTTCTACGAGTCCACGGAGCCCGACGCCGCCAACATCCGGCTGACCCGCGAGGGAGCGCTGTTCGGCACCCCCGCGTACATGAGCCCAGAACAGGCCAAAGGCCGCGGCGACGTCGACCATCGCGCAGACCTGTGGGCCCTGGGCTGTATCGTCTACGAGTGCCTCACGGCGCAAACGGTGTGGAACGTCGATCAAGGCGTCGCCATGATCCTGGCGCAGATCGCCGGCGCGCCGATACCGAAACCGTCCAAGCTCCGGCCCGATCTGCCGCCGGCCTTCGACGAGTGGTTCCTCAAGGCGCTGGATCGAGATCCGAACAAGCGTTTCCAGAACGCCCGGGAGTTTGCCGATGCGCTGGAAGCAGCGCTGCTTCCCACGGCAGACACGGCTGCACCACAACGAGGCTCGGCCCCAAGTGACCAGGAAGGGGCGTTGGTCGATGAGCTAGTCAGCCAGAGCCATGCGATGATTCCGGGTTCGCCGGCGCAAGAAGGCCTCGATCTCCGCCCCGAGGAGATCATGACGTTGCGCCCCGCGGCGAGCAAGAGCCGCTGGAAGCCTTTCGCTGCACTGGCGGGAGTCGCGGGCGTCGCCTTGGGTGGCTACGGCTACTACTTCTACGTGCTGAATCCTCAGCCCGGCCCCTCGGCGCCAAGCCCCAGTGCTTCGATAGCGGCGCCGGATGCGGGCGGCGTCGATGCCGCCGTCCTCGAAAAACTCGAGCCGATGGAAAAGGAGCCCTACGCGCTGCAGATCGGCAAGGCGCAGGAGCTCTTGTCGAGTGGCAAGGTCGAGCAGTCCCTGTCGATGTTCAAGGAGGCCTTCAACAACGGCGGCTCGGGGGTAGCGCGCGGCCTCTACAACCACGCAACGGTAGCGCTGCCGGCGAGCGATGGTCCCTGCCGCGTGACGGGACTCTCGCGCCCGCGCCCCTTCGACGTCACGGTAATGAGTTCGCGCCCCACCGTGGCGCTCTCGAAGCTCGGCCCCATCGCGGTGTGGGTGGACAACCAGCAAGAGGCGGCGAAGCGCCAAGCCTTCGCGGCGGTGTTGGACGCGCCGCTACGTCGGATCAGCCCGCTGCGAGCCGTGACACCGGAAGCTGATTCCGTGCGCCATCCACAACTGCTCGCATCCGGCGACAAGTTGGCGCTGATCTACTGGGACGGGGCGGGCCAGGAGCCCGGCGTCTACGTGCGCATGTTGGAAGCGGATGGTCGCATCGCCAGTCGCGCCCATCGCCTCTCCGGCGTGCAGCGGCACGAGTTCTATCCCGCCCTGGCCCGCGCCAAGGACGGCACCTATTGGGCAGCCTGGGAAGAGACGTTGGACAAGGGTGCCGACGTCATGGCCCGACATCTGAGCGCCGACGGACAGCCCTTGGGACCGGCCGTGCGCCTCACTGCCCTGGCGCAAGTGAGAGGCAGCACCACGGAGGCGAGCAAACCCGACATCTCCTTGGACGGGACCCACATGAACATCGTCTTCAGCCTTGAGCGGACGAAGAAGAAGCAGATCATGTTGCTGCGCGTGGCTCTGGACGACCCTTCGCTGCGCAGCGGTGTGTCGCTGAAGGATGATCCCAAGGACAAGCGCCGCCGCAAGAAGAGCGACGACCGTGTGGTCGGCAAGATGGAACCCGTGAGCGCCAGCCACGGCAAGAATGCTCAGCCCCGCATCGCTTGCGCCAAACACGGCTGCTTCGTGGTGTGGGACGACGAGTCCGCGGGTGCTCTGGCCGCCTTCGTCGATCCCGAGAAGGGCGACGTGCTCTGGCATCGCGAGTTCGCTCGCAAAGGTTCGCGTCCCGGCGTCGCGACGAGTGACAACGGGGCCGCGGTAGCCTGGTACGAGGGTTCGCGGGTCAAGCTAGCTCGCATCACGCGGGACGGGCTCGACAAGCCCACCACCCTGGCACGCGTCGGCGGCTACCAGCCCTACCCGGCGATTGCCGCGGGCGAGAAGAGCGGCGACTGGTACGTCGCTTGGCGAGACTATGAAGCGGGGCACCTGGAAGCCTTCGTGGTGCGCGCGAGGTGCGAATGA
- a CDS encoding pyridoxal-phosphate dependent enzyme: MNPIALAHTPTPVRRLDTSLQKRLDLWVKDDGVIHPRFGGNKIRKLEYLLASALHKGARRIVTSGAAGSHHVLATALFGREQGLPVVAVVCPQRRTPHATSILSAILHSGAELVVVGSKPAVAPATLRVWRRGDYLIPPGGSNVTGTLGYVSAARELVSQIRAGDAPDPDVIVVPLGSGGTAAGLLAGVVREGLRARVLAVQVATRGPVGEAMVVGLAYPALRRDGGRASPLSLLRHLEVDTRHLGAGYGEPSAAGSEAMQVAAKHGLVLDPTYTGKTFACVLERARSVGPRETWIYWHTLNAAPLAPLQSPDNIADDALFRRLLPP; this comes from the coding sequence ATGAACCCCATTGCCTTGGCCCACACTCCGACGCCCGTACGCAGGCTCGATACCTCGCTCCAGAAACGGCTCGATTTGTGGGTGAAGGACGACGGCGTCATCCACCCGCGGTTCGGCGGCAACAAGATCCGCAAACTGGAATACCTCCTGGCCAGCGCGCTGCACAAAGGGGCGCGGCGCATCGTCACCAGCGGGGCCGCGGGCAGCCACCACGTACTGGCCACGGCCTTGTTCGGTCGCGAGCAGGGACTGCCGGTCGTGGCCGTGGTTTGCCCCCAGCGTCGCACGCCGCACGCCACGAGCATCCTGAGCGCGATCCTTCACTCCGGCGCAGAACTCGTGGTGGTGGGTTCCAAGCCCGCCGTTGCCCCCGCCACGCTTCGGGTATGGCGACGCGGCGACTACTTGATCCCACCGGGCGGTTCGAACGTGACTGGCACCTTGGGCTACGTTTCGGCAGCACGCGAGCTCGTAAGCCAGATCCGCGCTGGCGATGCACCGGACCCGGACGTGATCGTCGTGCCCCTCGGCTCCGGGGGTACCGCCGCCGGCTTGCTTGCCGGAGTGGTTCGCGAAGGCCTGCGCGCGCGCGTGTTGGCGGTGCAGGTCGCCACTCGCGGACCCGTTGGCGAGGCGATGGTGGTGGGGTTGGCGTACCCCGCCCTACGACGCGACGGCGGACGAGCGAGCCCCCTTTCCCTCCTTCGTCACCTGGAGGTCGACACGCGGCACTTGGGCGCTGGCTACGGAGAGCCGAGCGCTGCCGGCTCCGAAGCAATGCAGGTCGCTGCCAAGCACGGCCTCGTGCTCGACCCGACCTACACCGGCAAGACCTTTGCCTGCGTGCTCGAGCGTGCACGCTCGGTCGGCCCGCGGGAGACCTGGATCTATTGGCACACGCTCAATGCGGCCCCCCTCGCTCCCCTGCAATCCCCCGACAATATCGCTGATGACGCGCTGTTTCGGCGACTTTTGCCGCCGTGA
- a CDS encoding ATP-dependent 6-phosphofructokinase, with protein MGFTIAVNTGGGDAPGLNAVIRAVAISAHWRGWRVLGIRHGYRGLIEGDPSGVVTLDRDAVRGITHLGGTILGTANRGDPFHFPVMSDGKLVPMDVSALVVRRMKDLGVDAVVAIGGDGSIKLAERLLGCGMPRVVAVPKTIDNDLAGTDVTFGFDTAVDTATDALGKLHTTAQAHERVMVVEVMGRYAGWIALHAGIAGGADVILIPEIPFDIDRVCEKIQRREARGRHFSIVVVAEGARPKDGEMVFKSEAGQFKEHGTLGGIAERVASLIQEKTGKETRSLVLGHLQRGGSPVMTDRVLALRLGCAATRFLAERSESGLVAMRQGKVELVPLAEATAGLRTVSLDSGTLQTARDLGLCFGDEAVGSFHPSLPPPA; from the coding sequence ATGGGTTTCACCATTGCAGTCAACACCGGTGGCGGTGACGCACCGGGATTGAATGCGGTCATTCGAGCTGTTGCCATCAGCGCACATTGGCGAGGTTGGCGTGTCCTTGGCATTCGCCACGGCTATCGCGGTCTGATCGAAGGCGACCCGAGCGGCGTGGTGACCCTGGACCGGGACGCCGTGCGGGGCATCACGCACCTGGGGGGGACCATCCTAGGCACCGCAAATCGTGGTGACCCGTTCCATTTCCCAGTGATGAGCGATGGCAAGTTGGTACCGATGGATGTGTCCGCACTGGTGGTGCGTCGCATGAAGGATCTGGGGGTCGACGCCGTCGTTGCCATTGGGGGTGATGGGTCCATCAAGCTCGCGGAACGGCTGCTGGGGTGTGGCATGCCTCGGGTCGTGGCGGTGCCCAAAACCATCGACAACGACCTGGCGGGGACCGACGTGACCTTTGGCTTCGACACTGCAGTGGACACGGCCACGGACGCTCTGGGCAAGCTCCACACCACGGCGCAGGCTCATGAGCGCGTGATGGTGGTCGAGGTCATGGGTCGCTATGCGGGGTGGATCGCCCTGCACGCGGGCATCGCTGGGGGGGCCGACGTCATCCTGATCCCCGAGATCCCTTTCGACATCGATCGCGTGTGCGAAAAGATCCAGCGACGTGAGGCTCGAGGGCGCCATTTCTCCATTGTGGTGGTCGCAGAGGGCGCGCGACCGAAAGACGGCGAGATGGTGTTCAAGTCCGAGGCGGGCCAATTCAAGGAACATGGAACCCTCGGTGGCATCGCCGAGCGCGTGGCATCCCTGATTCAAGAGAAGACGGGCAAGGAAACTCGCAGTCTGGTGCTCGGCCATCTGCAGCGCGGCGGAAGCCCAGTGATGACGGACCGCGTGCTGGCATTGCGCCTGGGTTGCGCGGCTACGCGCTTCTTGGCGGAGCGCAGCGAAAGCGGGCTGGTTGCCATGCGCCAGGGAAAGGTCGAGTTGGTGCCCCTGGCCGAAGCCACCGCGGGGTTGCGCACCGTGTCGCTCGACTCGGGGACGCTTCAGACGGCGCGCGACCTCGGGCTCTGCTTCGGCGATGAGGCCGTGGGCAGCTTTCACCCGAGCCTGCCGCCCCCTGCCTAG
- a CDS encoding DUF2752 domain-containing protein codes for MIRGLLSRRDRAELIGIACLAVFVLCLTTPPLAVAAFVSPEDIESGRVTLTGPCPYRAKYGVPCTSCGLTRGFAAMARGRIGQARDYNPWAPWLFAGTGLCALSAGYVMSLCVRRWRSLRPNARTAP; via the coding sequence ATGATTCGTGGGCTCTTGAGTCGACGGGATCGAGCCGAGCTCATTGGCATCGCGTGCCTCGCCGTGTTCGTTCTATGCCTCACGACACCACCCCTGGCCGTGGCGGCGTTCGTGAGTCCCGAAGACATCGAGAGCGGCCGGGTCACGCTCACGGGCCCCTGCCCCTATCGTGCCAAGTATGGTGTCCCCTGTACGAGTTGTGGTCTCACCCGTGGCTTTGCCGCCATGGCGCGAGGTCGCATCGGCCAGGCCAGGGATTACAACCCCTGGGCGCCGTGGCTCTTCGCTGGCACTGGGCTCTGCGCCCTGAGCGCTGGCTACGTGATGTCGCTTTGCGTGCGTCGCTGGCGATCCCTGCGGCCCAACGCGCGTACCGCACCCTAG
- a CDS encoding DUF4190 domain-containing protein gives MNGGYGPPGHSPYPGSGHGSGFAAPGAAGGGFPSGGFPPGGYPEPPPPRRTDQLAVAGLIFGILGLVGAILNAVSGLFGACCMLCTVGSTVIGIVVLIPSVAALVMGAVSASRIDKRPEELEGKGLAVAALVLGVVSTLGALAEIVLPWLGIACFAASGAAGGP, from the coding sequence ATGAACGGCGGCTACGGGCCCCCAGGTCACAGCCCCTACCCTGGCTCGGGGCACGGTTCGGGGTTTGCAGCACCCGGCGCCGCGGGGGGAGGTTTTCCTTCTGGAGGCTTTCCGCCAGGCGGCTACCCTGAACCACCACCGCCGCGGCGCACCGACCAACTCGCCGTCGCCGGGTTGATCTTCGGAATCCTCGGCTTGGTGGGTGCCATCTTGAACGCCGTGAGCGGGCTGTTCGGCGCGTGTTGCATGCTCTGCACCGTTGGGTCGACCGTCATCGGTATCGTCGTGCTCATCCCCAGTGTTGCCGCCCTCGTCATGGGCGCCGTCAGTGCCTCGCGTATCGACAAGCGCCCGGAGGAACTCGAAGGGAAAGGCCTTGCGGTGGCCGCACTGGTGCTGGGTGTCGTTTCCACGCTGGGGGCCCTCGCAGAGATCGTCTTGCCTTGGTTGGGGATTGCCTGCTTCGCGGCCTCGGGCGCTGCGGGGGGGCCATGA
- a CDS encoding P-II family nitrogen regulator produces the protein MKKVEAIIKPFKLDEVKDALSEVGIQGMTVTEVKGFGRTGGKKEVYRGSAYVVDFVPKVKLEIVVPDDLVIQVIDAIEKGAKTGRIGDGKIFVSPIEEAVRIRTGERGDAAV, from the coding sequence ATGAAGAAGGTCGAAGCAATCATCAAGCCGTTCAAGCTGGACGAAGTCAAGGATGCCCTCAGTGAAGTGGGCATCCAGGGCATGACCGTTACCGAGGTCAAAGGGTTCGGTAGGACCGGCGGTAAAAAAGAGGTGTACCGCGGTTCGGCGTACGTCGTCGATTTCGTCCCGAAGGTGAAGCTCGAGATCGTGGTGCCTGATGACCTGGTGATTCAGGTCATCGACGCCATCGAGAAGGGAGCCAAGACCGGACGAATCGGGGACGGCAAGATCTTCGTGTCGCCGATCGAAGAAGCCGTGCGAATTCGCACCGGAGAGCGCGGCGACGCGGCAGTCTGA
- the glnA gene encoding type I glutamate--ammonia ligase: MNPKDVIELGKKNNAVMVDLKFIDLPGKWQHTSVPFERLEVESFEEGFGFDGSSIRGFQPINQSDMLLMPDPVTAVMDPFTKHPTLSLQCTIQDTITRQNYSRDPRHIAKKAESYLKSTGIADTVYFGPEAEFFIFDDVRFDAGINEAYYHIDSIEADWNTGRDEKPNLGHKIRHKEGYFPVSPQDTQMDLRTEICLEMKKVGIEVEVSHHEVATAGQGEIDMRYDTLTRCADKLMWFKHIVKNVSHRWGKTATFMPKPIYGDNGNGMHCHQSLWLEGKPLFAGDGYAGLSDMALWYIGGILKHARALTAISNPTTNSYRRLVPGYEAPVNLAYSSRNRSAAIRISTYSPSPKARRLELRFPDPTCNPYIAFSAMMMAGLDGVQNKIDPGDPLDKDIYSLSPEELKDVPRVPASLEDALDALERDHEFLLKGDVFTRDAIEMWLDYKREKEVQFTRLHPTPVEFFLYYDI; the protein is encoded by the coding sequence ATGAATCCGAAAGACGTGATCGAACTGGGCAAGAAGAACAACGCAGTGATGGTGGACCTCAAGTTCATCGACTTGCCTGGGAAGTGGCAGCACACCAGCGTGCCTTTCGAACGCCTCGAAGTGGAGAGCTTCGAAGAGGGCTTTGGTTTCGACGGCTCCAGCATTCGCGGCTTCCAGCCCATCAACCAGAGCGACATGCTGTTGATGCCGGACCCCGTCACGGCAGTGATGGACCCCTTCACCAAGCATCCGACCCTGAGCCTGCAGTGCACGATTCAGGACACGATCACCCGTCAAAACTACTCCCGGGACCCGCGCCACATCGCCAAGAAGGCCGAGTCCTACTTGAAGAGCACGGGCATTGCCGACACGGTCTACTTCGGCCCGGAAGCGGAGTTCTTCATCTTCGATGACGTGCGCTTCGACGCCGGCATCAACGAGGCCTACTATCACATCGACTCGATCGAAGCGGACTGGAACACCGGTCGCGACGAGAAGCCCAACTTGGGCCACAAGATTCGCCACAAGGAAGGCTACTTTCCCGTGTCGCCGCAGGACACGCAGATGGACCTGCGCACGGAGATCTGCCTCGAGATGAAGAAGGTTGGCATCGAGGTGGAAGTCAGCCACCACGAGGTCGCCACCGCTGGCCAGGGCGAGATCGACATGCGCTACGACACTCTGACGCGCTGTGCTGACAAGCTGATGTGGTTCAAGCACATCGTGAAGAACGTCTCGCACCGCTGGGGCAAGACCGCGACCTTCATGCCGAAGCCGATCTACGGTGACAACGGCAACGGTATGCATTGCCATCAGTCGCTTTGGCTGGAGGGCAAGCCGTTGTTCGCCGGCGACGGCTACGCGGGGCTGTCCGACATGGCGCTGTGGTACATCGGAGGCATCCTCAAGCACGCGCGCGCACTGACCGCGATCAGCAACCCGACGACGAACAGCTATCGGCGTCTGGTGCCGGGTTACGAGGCTCCGGTCAACCTGGCCTACTCCAGCCGCAATCGCTCGGCTGCCATTCGCATCTCCACCTATTCGCCCTCGCCCAAGGCTCGGCGCTTGGAGTTGCGCTTCCCCGATCCCACCTGCAATCCGTACATCGCGTTCTCGGCCATGATGATGGCGGGTCTCGACGGTGTGCAGAACAAGATCGACCCTGGCGACCCGCTCGACAAGGACATCTATTCCCTGTCGCCCGAGGAGCTGAAAGACGTGCCGCGGGTTCCGGCGTCCCTCGAGGACGCCCTCGACGCCTTGGAGCGAGACCACGAGTTCTTGCTCAAAGGGGACGTCTTCACCCGAGACGCAATCGAGATGTGGTTGGACTACAAGCGGGAGAAAGAGGTGCAGTTCACGCGCCTGCATCCCACGCCCGTCGAGTTCTTCCTCTACTACGACATCTGA
- a CDS encoding GGDEF domain-containing protein codes for MSDDGFEATVEVTVTRDFTRSWRRDAPGQAYLVVIAGPRLGHRAVLGQQALDVGRGAACGLQLDADSVSRLHARIQWDGRSHNVIDLKSTNGTYVNEARITEHALRDGDRLQIGKALLKYISGNNIESAYHEEVQRLMRYDGLTGIHNKSHFEEAFHNAMFRGQVNPTAMSLIVFDLDHFKRINDTHGHTAGDAVLRQVAATVARVIPQGVLFARVGGEEFALLGEGIALAQAHELAETVRRAVEATRFEFEGVVIPVTLSLGVAERLVSDRAAAELYQRADAQLYAAKGSGRNCVR; via the coding sequence GTGTCCGACGACGGCTTCGAGGCGACCGTTGAGGTAACGGTAACGCGCGACTTCACCAGGTCGTGGCGGCGGGATGCGCCCGGGCAGGCCTACCTCGTCGTGATTGCCGGTCCCCGCCTGGGCCATCGTGCGGTGCTGGGGCAGCAGGCCCTCGACGTCGGGCGCGGGGCGGCGTGTGGCCTGCAGCTGGACGCCGATTCCGTCAGTCGACTCCACGCGCGCATTCAGTGGGACGGGCGCAGCCACAACGTGATCGACTTGAAGTCCACGAACGGCACCTACGTCAACGAAGCCCGCATCACGGAGCATGCCTTGCGGGACGGTGATCGCCTGCAAATCGGCAAGGCTCTGCTCAAGTACATCTCCGGCAACAACATCGAGAGCGCCTACCACGAAGAAGTGCAGCGCTTGATGCGCTACGACGGCTTGACGGGCATTCACAACAAGAGCCATTTCGAAGAGGCGTTTCACAACGCGATGTTTCGCGGGCAGGTCAACCCGACGGCGATGAGCCTGATCGTGTTCGACCTGGACCACTTCAAGCGCATCAACGACACCCACGGCCACACGGCGGGGGACGCCGTCCTGCGTCAGGTCGCGGCGACCGTGGCTCGGGTGATCCCACAGGGAGTGCTCTTTGCGCGGGTGGGCGGCGAGGAATTCGCCCTCCTCGGCGAGGGGATCGCGCTGGCGCAGGCTCACGAACTGGCAGAAACCGTGCGTCGCGCGGTAGAAGCGACCCGCTTCGAGTTCGAGGGCGTAGTCATCCCAGTGACGCTGAGCCTCGGCGTGGCCGAACGTCTGGTGTCCGACCGGGCCGCCGCGGAACTCTATCAACGCGCGGATGCGCAGCTCTACGCCGCCAAGGGTTCAGGGCGCAACTGCGTGCGGTGA
- a CDS encoding choice-of-anchor L domain-containing protein — protein MRQHLIPSLLFPVASFLAACSGASGGNSVQGSGGNGGGGGINVGGNGAGINVGGGSAADGDGDGFSVAEGDCNDMDPNANPGALDVPGNDVDEDCNGKNDDTVVNCDSAIPDIGYADPNSAAHAIGLCHFPPAGSRAWGVLEAKYVMADGTPGMHDVGHGLLKSFGSNVSPQEGSRMLVLSSGTARAAGDAGFQSPAGADFGTTSNQPAGFPVPSPSCPATQSGGPAYDPAAFEVRLRVPTNAKSLKFSFNFYTYEFPQYICSSFNDFFVAVQNPAPSNALSGNISFDSKNNPVSVNNGFLEVCDPAVGATNPGGKNFPCSLGAGQLSGTGFDETNFVFPGPHAATGWLETVSPVEPGSEISLRFAVYDVGDHALDSTVLIDKFEFSAEEASGSFTQPVPR, from the coding sequence ATGCGCCAGCATCTGATTCCCAGCCTTCTCTTCCCTGTCGCCTCCTTCCTCGCCGCGTGCTCGGGCGCGAGCGGAGGCAATTCGGTCCAGGGCAGCGGGGGTAACGGCGGCGGGGGTGGCATCAACGTGGGCGGCAACGGCGCGGGCATCAACGTGGGTGGCGGGAGTGCGGCTGACGGCGACGGCGACGGCTTTTCGGTTGCCGAGGGCGACTGCAACGACATGGATCCAAACGCCAACCCTGGCGCACTGGACGTCCCGGGCAATGACGTTGACGAAGACTGCAACGGCAAGAACGACGACACGGTCGTCAACTGCGACTCCGCCATCCCGGACATCGGCTATGCCGATCCGAACAGCGCCGCACACGCCATCGGCCTGTGCCACTTCCCGCCCGCAGGCTCACGAGCATGGGGCGTGCTGGAAGCGAAGTACGTCATGGCCGACGGCACCCCGGGCATGCACGACGTAGGGCACGGGCTGTTGAAGTCCTTTGGCAGCAACGTCAGCCCCCAAGAGGGGTCGCGCATGCTGGTGCTTTCCAGTGGAACTGCGCGTGCGGCAGGAGATGCTGGATTTCAGTCCCCCGCTGGCGCGGACTTCGGTACCACCAGCAACCAGCCCGCCGGGTTCCCCGTCCCTTCGCCCTCATGTCCGGCTACGCAGTCGGGCGGCCCCGCCTACGACCCCGCGGCGTTCGAGGTGCGATTGCGAGTGCCGACCAATGCCAAGAGCCTGAAGTTCTCTTTCAACTTCTACACCTACGAGTTCCCCCAGTACATCTGCTCGTCCTTCAACGACTTCTTCGTCGCAGTGCAGAATCCAGCGCCGAGCAACGCGCTGTCCGGCAACATCTCCTTCGACTCGAAGAACAACCCCGTGAGCGTCAACAACGGCTTCTTGGAAGTGTGTGACCCGGCCGTGGGCGCCACGAACCCGGGTGGCAAGAACTTCCCCTGCAGTCTGGGCGCCGGTCAGCTTTCAGGAACTGGGTTCGACGAAACCAATTTCGTGTTCCCTGGCCCCCATGCAGCGACGGGTTGGCTTGAAACCGTCTCACCCGTCGAACCCGGCAGCGAGATTTCACTGCGCTTCGCGGTCTACGACGTGGGCGACCACGCACTGGACTCGACGGTGCTCATCGACAAGTTCGAGTTTTCCGCCGAAGAAGCGAGCGGCTCCTTCACGCAACCCGTGCCGCGCTGA
- the metK gene encoding methionine adenosyltransferase, giving the protein MSYLFTSESVSEGHPDKICDQISDAVVDAALRGDPKSRVACETLCKTGFVVVAGEITTKSKIDFGALAREVIKDIGYTSSTMGFDWETCGVLTAVEPQSPDISQGVTEGQGLFKEQGAGDQGLMFGYACDETPELMPAPIMYSHELMRQLAAVRRSGKVDFLRPDSKSQVTIEYENDRPKRIDAVVISTQHSPDVKHKTLRDAVMDLCVNKVLPKSMLDSKTKYFINPTGRFVIGGPHGDAGLTGRKIIVDTYGGMGRHGGGAFSGKDPSKVDRSACYYARYVAKNIVAAGLARRAEVQVAYAIGVAKPVGVYVNTFGTGKVDDETLQKYVAANFDFRPKALITELDLLKPIYRATAAYGHFGRKEFRWERTNRAKQMASDLLKGSATRSNGASNGAKKPAKAAKKAKKRASAGKSANA; this is encoded by the coding sequence ATGAGCTATCTGTTTACGTCCGAGTCCGTCTCCGAGGGGCATCCCGACAAGATCTGTGACCAAATCAGCGACGCCGTGGTGGACGCGGCCCTGCGCGGCGACCCCAAGAGCCGAGTGGCGTGCGAGACGCTGTGCAAGACGGGTTTCGTGGTGGTGGCCGGCGAGATCACCACCAAGTCGAAGATCGACTTCGGCGCTTTGGCCCGCGAAGTGATCAAGGACATCGGTTACACGTCGAGCACGATGGGCTTCGACTGGGAAACCTGCGGCGTGTTGACGGCGGTCGAGCCGCAGTCCCCTGACATCAGCCAGGGTGTCACCGAAGGCCAAGGCCTGTTCAAGGAGCAGGGCGCAGGCGATCAGGGCCTCATGTTCGGCTACGCCTGTGACGAGACCCCGGAACTCATGCCGGCGCCGATCATGTACTCCCACGAACTGATGCGTCAGCTGGCTGCCGTGCGTCGCTCGGGCAAGGTCGACTTCCTGCGGCCGGATTCCAAGAGCCAGGTCACCATCGAGTACGAGAACGACCGCCCGAAGCGCATTGACGCGGTCGTCATCTCCACTCAGCACTCCCCCGACGTGAAGCACAAAACGCTACGCGACGCGGTCATGGATCTGTGCGTGAACAAGGTGCTGCCCAAGAGCATGCTCGACAGCAAGACGAAGTACTTCATCAACCCCACCGGTCGCTTCGTCATCGGCGGTCCCCACGGAGACGCCGGCCTCACCGGGCGCAAGATCATCGTCGATACCTACGGCGGCATGGGACGCCACGGCGGCGGTGCCTTCAGCGGGAAGGATCCCAGCAAGGTGGACCGCTCCGCCTGCTACTACGCGCGCTACGTCGCGAAGAACATCGTCGCCGCGGGCCTCGCGCGCCGTGCCGAGGTGCAGGTGGCCTATGCCATCGGCGTCGCCAAGCCCGTCGGCGTGTACGTGAACACCTTCGGCACCGGCAAGGTCGATGACGAAACCCTGCAGAAGTACGTGGCGGCCAATTTCGACTTCCGTCCGAAGGCGCTCATCACCGAGCTGGACCTGCTGAAGCCGATCTACCGAGCCACGGCGGCCTACGGTCACTTCGGCCGCAAGGAGTTCCGCTGGGAGCGCACCAACCGGGCAAAGCAAATGGCGTCGGACCTGCTGAAGGGCAGCGCCACACGCAGCAACGGTGCTTCGAACGGCGCAAAGAAGCCAGCAAAAGCCGCCAAGAAGGCCAAGAAGCGCGCCTCCGCGGGCAAGAGCGCCAACGCCTGA